Proteins encoded within one genomic window of Diorhabda sublineata isolate icDioSubl1.1 chromosome 1, icDioSubl1.1, whole genome shotgun sequence:
- the LOC130446167 gene encoding echinoderm microtubule-associated protein-like 2, which yields MDKNIKDITYNEEEKSLRFFLKDRPIVVYAPSDIGENYEMTKVSTTPSRRLKLDWVYGYRGKDCRSNLYFLPTGEMVYFVAALVVLYNPEEQSQRHYAEHTDDVKSLAIHPDNMTIATGQCAGHNGMEKRPHIRVWHTVSLHTQAVIGLNDFELSVCCLSFGKADGSLLVAIDEAPDQTISVWDWQKGENGHKITETKCSVGTIVAVEFHPLSRNTIVTCGKSHIAFWSLKVNGTLYKRMGIFDSRLEPEYVTCINFVENRHVITGDSNGSLALWMWGTNKISKYGARVHHGSVFCICVTKDGNYITGGGKDGRLVGFDWDLQPTGVVTKIKEHFGGISMISEGRFDQILIGTTRNCILLGILGRQFQPIVLGHSDEVWALSPHPNIPQFATAGYDRVLRLWDSMSHTILWSKDIEEQAQSICYTRDGTCVVVGCLDGEWMVFDVQTRELLGEYIDGKEPIQVITFSPDGTSVAMGSRNSQIYIYQVSDGGTKYSKVGRCSGHSSSVTHLDWANDNQTLRSNSADYELLFWNAGTCCQIPQSSIARDVEWATNTCTITFTTVGIWPENADGTDVNCCDKSHDAELLVTGDDFGKVKLYSYPTSQPRSLCHSYGGHSSHVTGVNFLYDDSRIISIGGNDTAVLQWTVS from the exons ATGGATAAAAA taTTAAAGACATAACCTATAATGAAGAAGAGAAAAGTCTGaggttttttttgaaagatagacCGATCGTCGTTTACGCCCCTTCCGATATAGGGGAAAACTACGAAATGACCAAAGTGTCTACTACTCCATCGAGGAGACTCAAACTCGATTGGGTGTACGGATACAGGGGAAAAGATTGCAGGTCCAATCTGTATTTTTTACCTACGGGAGAAATGGTTTATTTCGTTGCGGCTTTAGTTGTTCTGTATAATCCGGAGGAACAAAGTCAGAGGCATTATGCCGAACACACAGATGACGTCAAAAG TTTAGCAATTCATCCCGACAATATGACTATAGCGACTGGTCAATGCGCCGGTCATAACGGAATGGAAAAGAGACCCCACATCCGCGTTTGGCATACCGTATCCCTTCACACCCAAGCCGTAATCGGTTTGAACGATTTCGAACTGTCAGTTTGTTGTTTATCGTTCGGCAAAGCCGACGGAAGTCTTTTGGTCGCCATAGACGAAGCCCCGGATCAAACAATATCCGTTTGGGATTGGCAAAAAGGCGAAAACGGTCACAAAATCACCGAAACCAAATGTTCCGTCGGTACTATCGTGGCGGTGGAATTCCACCCTTTGAGTCGCAACACGATCGTGACGTGCGGCAAATCCCACATAGCGTTTTGGTCTTTGAAGGTGAACGGCACCCTTTACAAACGCATGGGTATTTTCGATAGCAGACTCGAACCGGAATACGTGACTTGCATTAATTTCGTTGAAAACAGACACGTCATCACCGGAGATTCCAACGGCAGTTTAGCCTTATGGATGTGGGGCACCAACAAGATATCCAAATACGGTGCACGCGTCCACCACGGATCCGTTTTCTGTATCTGCGTAACTAAAGACGGAAATTACATCACCGGCGGCGGAAAAGATGGTAGATTGGTCGGATTTGATTGGGATTTACAACCCACCGGAGTAGTTACTAAGATCAAAGAACATTTTGGTGGTATCAGTATGATTTCGGAAGGAAgatttgatcaaattttgatCGGTACCACTCGCAACTGCATCCTTTTGGGCATTTTAGGACGGCAATTCCAACCGATCGTATTGGGACATTCGGACGAAGTTTGGGCTCTATCTCCCCATCCGAACATACCCCAATTCGCCACCGCGGGATACGATAGAGTGTTGCGACTGTGGGATTCCATGTCGCACACGATCTTATGGAGCAAGGACATAGAGGAGCAAGCTCAGAGTATCTGTTATACACGAGACGGGACGTGCGTCGTCGTCGGTTGTCTCGACGGTGAATGGATGGTGTTCGACGTCCAAACCAGGGAACTTTTGGGCGAATACATCGATGGAAAAGAACCGATTCAAGTGATCACATTTTCGCCGGACGGTACGTCCGTCGCTATGGGGTCCAGAAACAGCCAGATTTATATTTACCAAGTGTCCGATGGCGGAACTAAATACTCGAAAGTCGGACGGTGTTCG GGTCATTCGAGTAGCGTGACTCATCTCGATTGGGCTAACGATAATCAAACTTTGAGATCGAATTCGGCGGATTacgaattattatttt gGAATGCCGGTACTTGTTGTCAAATACCTCAAAGTAGCATTGCGCGCGACGTCGAATGGGCTACGAATACTTGTACCATAACTTTTACCACCGTCGGTATATGGCCGGAAAACGCCGACGGCACCGACGTCAATTGTTGCGATAAAAGTCACGACGCCGAGCTGTTGGTTACCGGAGACGATTTCGGGAAAGTTAAATTATACAGTTACCCGACTAGTCAACCGAgg tCTCTGTGTCATAGTTACGGTGGTCATAGTAGTCACGTGACTGGTGTTAACTTCTTGTACGATGATTCGAGGATTATATCGATCGGAGGTAATGACACCGCCGTTCTTCAATGGACCGTTTCttaa